One window from the genome of Vidua chalybeata isolate OUT-0048 chromosome 3, bVidCha1 merged haplotype, whole genome shotgun sequence encodes:
- the GALM gene encoding galactose mutarotase isoform X1 encodes MTAVRREAFGRMPPEEGGGEVEKFVLQSDSVRVEILSFGCIIATLETKDRDGQFSDVVLGFDTLEGYTRKHPFFGAVVGRVANRIANGRFSLDGKEYQLFLNNGPNSLHGGAKGFDKVLWSAQVLPNGVRFFRLSPDGEEGYPGDLKVWVTYTLSGRELAINYQAQTSKTTPISLTNHAYFNLAGQGSRDVYDHEVSIEADSYLPVDDTKIPTGEVAAVQGTGFDLRQPVELGKHLQKFHLDGFDHNFCLHQGQDRRLVARVFHPPTGRTMEVHTTQPGIQFYTGDNLDGSLKGKGAAMYPKHSAFCLETQNWPDAINKPHFPNVLLHPGEEYNHTTWLVFSTA; translated from the exons ATGACAGCGGTGCGGAGAGAGGCGTTCGGGCGGATGCCCCCGGAGGAGGGAGGCGGAGAGGTGGAGAAGTTCGTCTTACAGTCGGACAGCGTGAGAGTGGAGATCCTGTCTTTTGGGTGCATCATCGCCACTCTGGAGACAAAAGACAGGGATGGGCAGTTTTCAGATGTTGTCCTAGGATTTGACACTTTAGAAG GTTACACGAGGAAGCACCCGTTCTTCGGTGCTGTCGTGGGCCGTGTTGCCAACAGGATTGCAAACGGGAGGTTCAGCCTGGACGGGAAGGAGTATCAGCTGTTCCTCAACAACGGGCCCAACAGCCTGCACGGAGGAGCCAAGGGGTTTGACAAG GTTCtctggagtgcccaggtgctcCCAAATGGCGTCCGCTTCTTCCGGCTCAGCCCCGATGGCGAGGAAGGCTACCCTGGTGACCTGAAGGTCTGGGTGACCTACACCCTTAGTGGCAGGGAGCTGGCCATCAACTACCAGGCCCAGACCAGCAAGACAACCCCCATCAGCCTGACAAACCACGCGTACTTCAACCTGGCGGGGCAG GGCTCCCGGGATGTCTATGACCACGAGGTCTCCATTGAAGCAGATTCCTACCTGCCTGTGGACGACACCAAGATCCCTACGG GGGAGGTGGCCGCCGTGCAGGGCACTGGCTTTGATCTCCGGCAGCCTGTGGAGCTGGGCAAGCACTTGCAGAAGTTTCACCTGGATGGCTTTGACCACAACTTCTGCCTGCATCAGGGGCAGGATCGACGCCTTGTGGCCAG GGTTTTCCACCCGCCCACCGGCAGGACCATGGAGGTTCACACCACCCAGCCTGGCATCCAGTTTTACACCGGGGACAACCTGGATGGCTCCCTGAAGGGCAAAGGTGCTGCCATGTACCCCAAGCACTCGGCTTTCTGCCTGGAAACCCAGAACTGGCCTGATGCCATTAACAAG cctcacTTCCCCAATGTCCTGCTCCATCCGGGTGAGGAATACAACCACACCACGTGGCTCGTGTTCAGCACTGCTTGA
- the GALM gene encoding galactose mutarotase isoform X2 translates to MTAVRREAFGRMPPEEGGGEVEKFVLQSDSVRVEILSFGCIIATLETKDRDGQFSDVVLGFDTLEGYTRKHPFFGAVVGRVANRIANGRFSLDGKEYQLFLNNGPNSLHGGAKGFDKVLWSAQVLPNGVRFFRLSPDGEEGYPGDLKVWVTYTLSGRELAINYQAQTSKTTPISLTNHAYFNLAGQGSRDVYDHEVSIEADSYLPVDDTKIPTGEVAAVQGTGFDLRQPVELGKHLQKFHLDGFDHNFCLHQGQDRRLVARVFHPPTGRTMEVHTTQPGIQFYTGDNLDGSLKGKGAAMYPKHSAFCLETQNWPDAINKDLHFVEGFLMVNG, encoded by the exons ATGACAGCGGTGCGGAGAGAGGCGTTCGGGCGGATGCCCCCGGAGGAGGGAGGCGGAGAGGTGGAGAAGTTCGTCTTACAGTCGGACAGCGTGAGAGTGGAGATCCTGTCTTTTGGGTGCATCATCGCCACTCTGGAGACAAAAGACAGGGATGGGCAGTTTTCAGATGTTGTCCTAGGATTTGACACTTTAGAAG GTTACACGAGGAAGCACCCGTTCTTCGGTGCTGTCGTGGGCCGTGTTGCCAACAGGATTGCAAACGGGAGGTTCAGCCTGGACGGGAAGGAGTATCAGCTGTTCCTCAACAACGGGCCCAACAGCCTGCACGGAGGAGCCAAGGGGTTTGACAAG GTTCtctggagtgcccaggtgctcCCAAATGGCGTCCGCTTCTTCCGGCTCAGCCCCGATGGCGAGGAAGGCTACCCTGGTGACCTGAAGGTCTGGGTGACCTACACCCTTAGTGGCAGGGAGCTGGCCATCAACTACCAGGCCCAGACCAGCAAGACAACCCCCATCAGCCTGACAAACCACGCGTACTTCAACCTGGCGGGGCAG GGCTCCCGGGATGTCTATGACCACGAGGTCTCCATTGAAGCAGATTCCTACCTGCCTGTGGACGACACCAAGATCCCTACGG GGGAGGTGGCCGCCGTGCAGGGCACTGGCTTTGATCTCCGGCAGCCTGTGGAGCTGGGCAAGCACTTGCAGAAGTTTCACCTGGATGGCTTTGACCACAACTTCTGCCTGCATCAGGGGCAGGATCGACGCCTTGTGGCCAG GGTTTTCCACCCGCCCACCGGCAGGACCATGGAGGTTCACACCACCCAGCCTGGCATCCAGTTTTACACCGGGGACAACCTGGATGGCTCCCTGAAGGGCAAAGGTGCTGCCATGTACCCCAAGCACTCGGCTTTCTGCCTGGAAACCCAGAACTGGCCTGATGCCATTAACAAG